A region of bacterium DNA encodes the following proteins:
- a CDS encoding 3-oxoacyl-[acyl-carrier-protein] synthase III C-terminal domain-containing protein: MPRILSIGTFDPPHLISQEIAVAKAKEHFQAGFTDVARLLSIFRNTEIASRHFSVPLEWFLVDHSLQDRNDTYIRLATDFSIEAIHACLQSEFFLREEIPCQAIDAIFFMSTTGMSTPSIEARVMNRLPFSSHTKRIPVWGLGCAGGVAGLARANEYCTAFPKARVLVINLELCSLTFQKQDLSKSNLVGASIFADGVACTLVTGDEARVESRLDAVPVMMAHQTTLMPDSEQVMGWDVKDGGLFVVFSKDIPTIIRTWLRGNVEEFLAENGMALSAMQHFIAHPGGRKVLEAYRDALGISEEMTAIPHRVLQEHGNMSSPSVIYVLKEFLQKPVGAGETGLLTALGPGFSSELMLLRWVA, encoded by the coding sequence GTGCCACGCATATTATCGATTGGGACTTTCGACCCGCCCCATCTGATCTCACAGGAAATTGCCGTTGCCAAGGCCAAGGAGCATTTTCAGGCGGGCTTTACGGATGTGGCGCGGCTGCTCTCCATCTTTCGCAATACGGAAATTGCCTCGCGGCATTTTTCGGTGCCGCTGGAGTGGTTTCTGGTGGATCACTCGCTGCAGGACCGCAATGATACCTATATCAGGCTGGCCACCGACTTCAGTATCGAAGCGATCCACGCCTGCTTGCAGAGCGAATTTTTTCTAAGGGAGGAGATTCCCTGCCAGGCAATAGATGCCATCTTCTTTATGTCGACGACGGGGATGTCGACGCCGAGCATTGAGGCGCGGGTGATGAACCGGCTGCCGTTCTCTTCTCATACCAAGCGGATCCCGGTGTGGGGGCTGGGCTGTGCGGGGGGAGTGGCGGGGCTGGCGCGAGCCAATGAGTACTGCACGGCCTTTCCGAAAGCGCGGGTGCTGGTGATCAATCTGGAACTGTGCAGCCTGACCTTTCAGAAGCAGGACCTGTCCAAGAGTAATCTTGTGGGGGCATCCATCTTTGCCGATGGAGTGGCATGCACGCTGGTGACGGGAGATGAGGCAAGAGTGGAGAGCAGACTGGATGCCGTGCCGGTGATGATGGCCCATCAGACCACCTTGATGCCCGATTCAGAGCAGGTGATGGGGTGGGATGTGAAGGACGGCGGGCTGTTTGTGGTGTTCTCGAAGGATATTCCTACCATCATCCGCACGTGGCTGCGGGGGAACGTGGAAGAATTTCTGGCGGAGAACGGCATGGCGCTGTCGGCCATGCAGCACTTCATTGCGCATCCGGGAGGGCGGAAGGTGCTGGAAGCTTACCGCGACGCTTTGGGGATCTCCGAAGAGATGACCGCTATTCCGCACCGGGTCTTGCAGGAGCATGGCAATATGTCGTCGCCGTCGGTGATCTACGTGCTGAAGGAGTTCCTGCAGAAGCCTGTCGGAGCGGGGGAGACGGGGTTGCTGACGGCATTGGGTCCGGGGTTCAGCTCGGAACTGATGCTGCTGCGGTGGGTAGCGTGA
- a CDS encoding isoprenylcysteine carboxyl methyltransferase family protein has translation MSGFWWLLGFVVCQRLAELWIARRNAAWMKERGAVESGQRHYPLAVALHTAFFVSLTLEVLALHRQPAWWWPAPFALFVLAQALRYWCILTLGRFWNTRILVLPGAPLIRRGPYRLLRHPNYLAVALELLTIPLIFHAYFTALLFSLLNLVFLAIRISREEQALSAGVNNSEFIHLK, from the coding sequence GTGAGCGGCTTCTGGTGGCTGCTGGGCTTTGTGGTCTGCCAGCGGCTGGCGGAGCTGTGGATTGCCCGGCGCAACGCGGCGTGGATGAAAGAGCGTGGCGCCGTGGAATCGGGACAACGGCACTATCCGTTGGCTGTGGCCTTGCACACGGCCTTTTTTGTGTCCCTGACCCTTGAGGTCCTGGCACTGCACCGCCAGCCGGCGTGGTGGTGGCCGGCGCCGTTTGCGCTGTTTGTGCTGGCTCAGGCGCTACGCTATTGGTGCATCCTGACGTTGGGCCGGTTCTGGAATACCCGCATCCTCGTTTTACCGGGAGCCCCGCTCATCCGGCGGGGGCCATATCGCCTGTTGCGTCATCCGAATTATCTGGCGGTGGCTCTCGAACTTCTCACCATCCCGCTGATTTTCCACGCCTATTTCACAGCCCTCCTGTTTTCTCTCCTGAATCTGGTGTTTTTGGCCATACGTATCTCGCGTGAAGAACAGGCACTTTCTGCCGGGGTCAATAATTCCGAATTTATTCATCTCAAATAG
- a CDS encoding carboxypeptidase regulatory-like domain-containing protein — protein sequence MKARISILLVMLLLGAGLFGPKLMAAEFSPTLEYELSKAHNTDFVSAIVILESPIDIRALDERLHVEKASKLKRHTDVLAALHYNAESTQPKIRAEFDQAISDGVMQGYTPYWIENAFIVYATRDFIEGLRTRGDIKYVTENFRPVLIDPIRPAPNAKQDDSQRHGRNPLDTRTLAVGIQEVGALRVNEELGITGNGVLIGDCDTGTDGTHPALASRWRGNFAPWWQCWKDNINHNTTFPTDNGSHGTHTMGTMTGRGVVGTDTTWVGCAPNARWISNNAINMSVGRTLDNEIFASFQWFTDPDTVAHSLAAVPDVINNSWGVYANIGGDPVYTQCFDYWNTVILNAEAAGIVVIFAAGNEASSGLRSPAIYSMNATQIFSVAAVDGTTNPVAPYPLASFSSTGPTPCTPANPNNIKPEIAGPGVNVLSSVPGGTYQNTWSGTSMATPHISGIVALMREACPNCDPQTIKQALLNTAIRTGYVTPPATENNQFGNGFVDGYAAVVSVSNLGHVVGLVRDASNNPIVGATVSNANGVQSVQTDATGHYDLPLSAGTYTLHFAKFAYVAQNIPGVVVVTGQNTTQNATLQLAPAGIVQGTVTSCNGGPAVGATVTILNTPITPATTDAAGHYSISAVPQGTYDMSAAGAGCGPQTVNGVVIGANTTQNFTLTVDPMYMCSTPDADNYIACENGDQNGPTYNWVEISPNAAGPGTLVTGLSDDNFVGPFTLPFTFRFYDRNFTQFYIGSNGYLTFDFGYGGIGPFTLPSAFLGHSIQMFSRDLYPPIGGDVSTYYLAAQNAFIIEYHQIQHYSSGSPETFQVWLYNFATNPAPNGNSQLLLQYNTVSDASNCGVGIQDSTRAYVHKYNTTYDPHAQPLVSGRAICFGGCTPPVTGTMAGTITNCTGGPAANATVSFPGSFYPSITADANGHYSINMVAGTYNVRGDKVGCTFAEQDNNVVNNNQTTTVNLTLRAPTGLQGTVTNCTGGPAVGAIVTFPTSTLAPCTTDASGHYLRYSDAGTFTVHAASSSCSDVDSPNHVVALLQMVTVNVTLNAAGTLSGTVTSCNGGPAVGAVLTLIGTGRPTATTNASGFYSFTGLPAATYNVATAFTGCWPDTGLGIVVTSGNTTTRNITLISNPALQCSPADAYGYVACENVDPNGPVYNWRGISPSEGGPGTQVTGLADDNFVGPFTAPFTMRVYGVDYTQYFVGSNGYMTFGTGYGSIPGGTIPVPGYPAGYYPFGADMYPPGGGQVATYYDAAQHVFILEYYQTNHCCNSTTPETFEIIVYDPLYYPTATGDCDVVFQYNALTQPTFPSQVGVQNSTGTVGNNYQHLSTLPTTSMGIATGRAVRFSTGVGCQGSPTAVITPSSITKSVPLNGTATDSVHICNTGICPLNWTMAYHQITPALTLLDVQPNASPNMSKDMAEGRFTMAVKADKTHVSEGARGRNQLDAQGGPDVFGYRWIDSAEPGGPTFNWVEINATGINTGLHADDAGTALTLPWQFNFYGTAYSSVWVCTNGFLQMGTTGVTPWGNTTIPSASAPLTMLAPFWEDLNSSTSGNIWYYNDVANNRFIVEWDAVPHYDGTGNVTFEAILYPDGHWVVQFMSMNGTNNGCTVGQQNATGTDGLQVVYNAAYVQNNLAVRFAAVPPVPQWLSITPPTAGQVMPNTCAWVHLNFNSAGLTAGQYLGTLTVASNDVAHNPVTIPLTFIVGVLNPPTQLTLAYDPALNQLILRWAGTGAPSYRVYSRSVWGGATTLVGSTANGTLSIPFNTANAKLFYEVTSWDGTLAESAPSQPVRLGAR from the coding sequence ATGAAAGCAAGGATCAGTATTCTGTTGGTCATGTTGCTCCTCGGGGCGGGATTATTCGGGCCGAAGCTTATGGCGGCCGAATTCTCGCCGACGTTGGAGTATGAGCTGTCCAAAGCCCATAATACGGACTTTGTCAGCGCGATTGTGATTTTGGAGAGCCCGATTGACATTCGTGCGCTGGATGAGCGGTTGCACGTGGAGAAGGCGAGCAAGCTGAAGCGGCACACGGACGTGCTGGCGGCGTTGCATTATAATGCCGAATCCACGCAGCCGAAGATCCGCGCGGAGTTCGACCAGGCGATCAGTGACGGCGTCATGCAAGGGTACACGCCGTACTGGATTGAGAACGCCTTTATTGTTTATGCGACCCGGGACTTCATTGAAGGCCTGCGGACCCGTGGCGACATCAAATATGTCACGGAGAACTTCCGCCCCGTCCTGATCGATCCCATTCGTCCGGCCCCGAACGCCAAGCAGGATGACAGCCAGCGCCACGGGCGCAATCCGCTGGACACCCGTACGTTGGCGGTGGGTATTCAGGAAGTCGGCGCCCTTCGTGTGAACGAAGAATTGGGCATCACCGGTAACGGCGTGCTCATCGGCGACTGCGATACCGGCACGGATGGCACGCACCCGGCGCTCGCGTCGCGGTGGCGCGGTAACTTCGCTCCCTGGTGGCAGTGCTGGAAGGACAATATCAACCACAACACGACGTTCCCGACCGATAACGGCAGCCACGGTACGCACACGATGGGTACCATGACCGGCCGCGGCGTTGTGGGTACGGACACGACGTGGGTGGGTTGCGCGCCGAATGCGCGGTGGATTTCCAACAACGCCATCAATATGAGCGTTGGCCGGACGCTGGACAACGAAATTTTCGCCAGCTTCCAGTGGTTTACCGATCCCGATACCGTCGCCCATTCGCTGGCCGCGGTTCCGGACGTGATCAACAATAGCTGGGGCGTCTACGCCAACATCGGCGGCGACCCTGTCTATACGCAGTGCTTTGATTACTGGAATACGGTGATTCTGAACGCGGAAGCGGCTGGCATCGTTGTGATCTTCGCCGCCGGCAACGAGGCCTCCAGTGGTCTTCGCAGCCCGGCGATCTATTCGATGAACGCCACGCAGATCTTCTCGGTGGCGGCTGTCGACGGCACCACCAATCCGGTGGCTCCGTATCCGCTGGCCAGCTTCTCCAGCACGGGCCCGACGCCCTGTACGCCGGCCAATCCGAACAACATCAAGCCGGAAATTGCCGGGCCTGGTGTCAACGTATTGTCCTCGGTCCCCGGTGGCACCTATCAGAACACGTGGAGCGGCACGTCGATGGCCACGCCGCACATTTCGGGTATCGTTGCCCTGATGCGTGAAGCGTGCCCCAATTGCGATCCGCAGACCATTAAGCAGGCGCTCCTCAACACGGCCATCCGCACGGGCTATGTGACGCCGCCGGCCACGGAGAACAATCAGTTCGGTAACGGTTTCGTGGACGGCTACGCCGCCGTCGTCTCCGTGTCCAACCTCGGACACGTGGTCGGCTTGGTGCGCGACGCGTCCAACAACCCGATCGTGGGTGCGACGGTCAGCAACGCCAACGGCGTGCAGAGCGTCCAGACCGATGCGACGGGCCATTATGACCTGCCGCTGTCGGCCGGCACGTATACCCTGCACTTCGCCAAGTTTGCGTATGTCGCGCAGAACATCCCCGGCGTGGTGGTGGTGACGGGCCAGAATACGACCCAGAACGCCACGCTGCAGCTTGCCCCCGCGGGCATCGTGCAGGGTACGGTCACCAGTTGCAACGGCGGCCCGGCTGTCGGCGCCACGGTGACGATTCTGAACACCCCGATTACTCCTGCCACCACCGACGCTGCCGGTCACTATTCGATCAGCGCGGTTCCGCAGGGCACGTATGACATGAGCGCGGCGGGCGCCGGTTGCGGCCCGCAGACGGTGAACGGCGTCGTGATTGGCGCGAACACCACCCAGAACTTCACGCTCACGGTCGATCCGATGTATATGTGCAGCACCCCGGATGCGGACAACTATATCGCCTGTGAAAACGGCGATCAGAACGGTCCGACCTACAACTGGGTTGAAATTTCCCCGAATGCGGCCGGTCCCGGTACGCTGGTCACCGGGTTGTCGGATGACAACTTCGTCGGCCCGTTCACCCTGCCGTTCACGTTCCGCTTCTACGATCGTAACTTCACGCAGTTCTATATTGGCTCGAACGGTTATCTGACCTTTGACTTCGGCTACGGCGGTATCGGCCCGTTCACGCTGCCCTCGGCGTTCCTTGGCCATTCGATTCAGATGTTCTCGCGCGACCTTTATCCGCCGATTGGTGGAGACGTCAGCACGTATTATCTGGCGGCGCAGAATGCCTTCATCATCGAGTATCACCAGATTCAGCACTACTCGAGCGGCAGTCCCGAGACGTTCCAGGTGTGGCTGTACAACTTTGCCACCAACCCGGCTCCCAACGGCAACAGCCAGCTCCTGTTGCAGTACAACACGGTATCCGACGCCTCCAACTGCGGCGTGGGTATCCAGGACAGCACGCGTGCCTATGTGCACAAGTACAACACGACGTATGATCCTCATGCTCAGCCGCTCGTGAGCGGCCGCGCGATCTGCTTCGGCGGTTGCACGCCTCCGGTGACCGGCACGATGGCCGGCACGATTACGAACTGCACGGGCGGCCCGGCGGCCAACGCCACGGTGTCCTTCCCCGGTTCGTTCTATCCGTCCATCACGGCGGATGCCAATGGCCATTATTCGATCAACATGGTCGCGGGAACGTACAACGTCCGCGGCGACAAGGTGGGTTGCACGTTTGCCGAGCAGGACAACAACGTGGTCAATAACAACCAGACCACCACGGTGAACCTGACGCTGCGCGCTCCGACAGGCCTCCAGGGTACAGTGACCAATTGCACAGGCGGCCCGGCTGTCGGCGCGATTGTGACCTTCCCGACGTCGACGCTGGCTCCGTGCACGACGGATGCGTCCGGCCATTATCTGCGCTACAGCGATGCCGGCACCTTCACGGTGCATGCGGCCAGCAGCAGCTGCTCGGATGTCGATTCCCCGAACCACGTGGTGGCTCTGCTTCAGATGGTCACGGTCAACGTGACCCTGAACGCGGCCGGCACGCTGTCCGGCACGGTGACGTCCTGCAACGGCGGCCCGGCAGTAGGCGCCGTCCTTACACTTATCGGTACCGGCCGTCCGACCGCCACGACCAACGCGTCGGGCTTCTACTCCTTCACGGGTCTTCCGGCTGCCACGTACAACGTCGCGACGGCGTTTACCGGCTGCTGGCCTGACACCGGTCTGGGGATCGTGGTCACGTCCGGAAACACGACTACGCGTAACATCACGTTGATCAGCAATCCGGCTCTGCAGTGCTCGCCCGCCGACGCCTATGGCTATGTGGCTTGCGAAAACGTAGATCCCAACGGTCCCGTCTACAACTGGCGCGGAATTTCCCCGTCAGAAGGCGGCCCCGGCACACAGGTTACGGGTCTGGCCGATGACAACTTCGTCGGTCCGTTTACGGCTCCGTTTACGATGCGAGTGTACGGCGTGGACTACACGCAGTATTTCGTCGGTTCCAACGGCTACATGACCTTCGGCACGGGCTACGGCAGCATTCCGGGCGGCACGATCCCTGTGCCCGGCTATCCGGCGGGTTACTATCCGTTCGGCGCTGACATGTATCCTCCGGGTGGCGGCCAGGTGGCGACGTATTACGATGCCGCCCAGCACGTCTTCATCCTCGAGTACTATCAGACCAACCATTGCTGCAACTCGACGACTCCGGAGACTTTCGAAATCATCGTCTATGATCCGCTGTACTATCCGACGGCCACCGGCGACTGCGATGTGGTCTTCCAGTACAATGCTCTGACTCAGCCGACGTTCCCGAGCCAGGTTGGTGTCCAGAACAGCACCGGCACTGTTGGTAACAACTACCAGCATTTGTCGACGCTGCCGACTACCAGCATGGGTATCGCTACGGGCCGCGCGGTGCGCTTCAGCACGGGTGTCGGCTGCCAGGGTTCGCCCACGGCAGTGATCACGCCGAGCAGCATCACCAAGAGCGTTCCGTTGAATGGAACGGCTACGGATTCGGTGCACATTTGCAACACGGGCATCTGCCCGCTCAACTGGACGATGGCCTACCACCAGATTACCCCCGCCTTGACCCTGTTGGACGTTCAGCCGAACGCTTCGCCCAACATGTCGAAGGATATGGCGGAAGGCCGCTTCACGATGGCTGTGAAGGCCGACAAGACCCACGTTTCCGAGGGTGCTCGCGGCCGTAATCAGCTCGATGCACAGGGTGGACCGGACGTCTTCGGTTATCGCTGGATCGACTCCGCCGAGCCGGGTGGACCGACCTTCAACTGGGTGGAAATCAATGCCACCGGTATCAACACCGGTCTGCATGCGGATGACGCCGGAACGGCCCTAACCCTGCCGTGGCAGTTCAACTTCTACGGCACGGCGTACAGCTCGGTCTGGGTATGCACCAATGGCTTCCTTCAGATGGGAACCACGGGCGTAACGCCATGGGGCAACACAACCATCCCCAGTGCGTCGGCCCCGCTGACCATGCTTGCCCCGTTCTGGGAAGACCTGAATTCTTCCACCTCGGGTAACATCTGGTACTACAATGACGTCGCCAACAACCGCTTCATCGTGGAGTGGGACGCGGTCCCGCACTATGACGGAACCGGCAACGTGACGTTCGAAGCCATCCTCTATCCGGACGGCCATTGGGTTGTGCAGTTTATGTCGATGAACGGCACCAACAATGGTTGCACCGTTGGTCAGCAGAACGCGACCGGTACGGACGGCTTGCAGGTTGTCTACAATGCGGCGTATGTTCAGAACAACCTCGCGGTTCGGTTCGCGGCTGTGCCGCCGGTTCCGCAGTGGCTGAGCATCACTCCGCCGACCGCCGGTCAGGTCATGCCGAACACCTGCGCGTGGGTTCACCTGAACTTCAACTCTGCAGGTCTGACGGCCGGCCAGTACTTGGGCACCTTGACGGTCGCCTCCAACGACGTCGCTCACAATCCTGTGACGATTCCGTTGACCTTCATCGTGGGCGTGTTGAATCCGCCGACGCAGTTGACCCTGGCGTACGATCCCGCTCTCAACCAGCTCATCCTCCGTTGGGCCGGCACGGGCGCTCCGTCGTACAGAGTCTACTCTCGATCCGTATGGGGCGGTGCGACTACCCTCGTGGGTTCGACCGCCAACGGCACCTTGAGCATTCCGTTCAATACGGCAAATGCCAAGTTGTTCTACGAAGTCACGTCCTGGGACGGCACGTTGGCAGAGTCTGCCCCGTCTCAGCCGGTTCGTCTCGGCGCCCGCTGA
- a CDS encoding cytochrome c produces the protein MRTFIVVLVVVVAAAAVAFYALHSGLYDVSALRPHSRMFVRMAHIAADNSVRRQAKQITVPPLGSTAQLANGFLHFHEMCVVCHGAPGIMRSEIGEGLYPPPPDLKEAIADWTPAELYWIIKTGFKDTGMPAFGPTHSDQDLWAMTAFALRLPNMTPSQYDSLRVLAGLPKPGEHEDDDHGDGGHGEHE, from the coding sequence ATGAGAACATTTATTGTCGTGCTCGTGGTGGTGGTGGCTGCCGCAGCGGTGGCGTTTTACGCGCTGCATTCGGGACTTTACGATGTATCGGCCCTGCGCCCGCACAGCCGGATGTTTGTAAGGATGGCGCACATTGCCGCGGACAACTCTGTCCGGCGTCAAGCCAAACAGATCACGGTGCCGCCGCTGGGCAGCACGGCGCAGCTTGCCAACGGGTTTCTGCACTTCCATGAGATGTGCGTGGTTTGCCACGGCGCGCCGGGAATTATGCGGTCGGAAATCGGAGAAGGGCTCTATCCGCCGCCGCCGGACTTGAAAGAAGCCATTGCCGACTGGACGCCGGCGGAACTCTACTGGATCATCAAGACGGGTTTCAAGGACACGGGAATGCCGGCCTTTGGACCCACCCATTCGGATCAGGATTTGTGGGCGATGACCGCCTTCGCGCTGCGGCTGCCGAATATGACTCCTTCGCAATATGATTCTCTGCGGGTGCTGGCGGGACTTCCCAAGCCCGGCGAGCATGAAGACGACGACCACGGCGATGGCGGCCACGGCGAGCATGAATAG
- a CDS encoding permease-like cell division protein FtsX, with protein sequence MNLRLAFQLGWGTLRSRLALTMLAVILISLGAAVAAGLWGTVYLLHGLQRDFLSALSVELDLVSDSDAMRDAVMSRADAWPSSEFVQYIPAEQTLHDVQKETGEDLVSLFGGNPFPPMVRVRFGRITLAQVDSLTEAARRWPEVSQVVYPRSLWQDVDRFIERFQGGLGLAAMGFILAAIGLVGLCLHAQVRNRAATWEFLRLSGASGSTLRLSVFVQGALAGALAGIAASALLYGLTAIYGWLFLREVSLPLSFYGMAWLAAVLSGLLAGIFSVRRV encoded by the coding sequence ATGAACCTGCGGCTCGCCTTTCAATTGGGCTGGGGCACCCTGCGTTCGCGCCTGGCCCTCACCATGCTCGCGGTGATTCTGATCTCCCTCGGTGCGGCGGTGGCCGCCGGACTGTGGGGCACGGTCTATCTGCTGCACGGCCTGCAGCGGGACTTTCTCTCCGCCCTGTCGGTGGAACTGGATCTGGTGAGCGATTCCGACGCCATGCGCGATGCCGTGATGTCCCGCGCCGACGCCTGGCCGTCCTCGGAATTCGTACAGTACATTCCTGCCGAGCAGACGCTGCATGATGTTCAGAAAGAGACCGGCGAGGATCTGGTCTCGCTCTTCGGCGGCAATCCGTTTCCGCCGATGGTCCGCGTGCGTTTTGGCCGCATCACGCTGGCGCAGGTAGACAGCCTCACCGAGGCCGCCAGGCGTTGGCCGGAAGTCTCGCAGGTGGTCTATCCCCGCAGCCTGTGGCAGGATGTGGACCGCTTCATCGAACGTTTTCAGGGCGGGCTGGGACTGGCCGCAATGGGCTTCATTCTTGCCGCCATCGGCCTTGTCGGGCTCTGTCTGCATGCTCAGGTGCGCAACCGCGCCGCTACGTGGGAATTCCTGCGCCTGTCCGGAGCATCCGGCAGCACGCTGCGGCTGTCGGTCTTCGTGCAGGGCGCGCTGGCCGGAGCCCTTGCCGGAATTGCCGCCTCCGCCCTGCTCTACGGCCTGACCGCAATCTATGGCTGGCTGTTTCTGCGGGAGGTAAGTTTGCCCTTGAGCTTCTATGGCATGGCTTGGCTGGCCGCCGTGCTTTCAGGTCTCCTGGCCGGAATCTTCTCCGTGCGCCGCGTGTAA
- a CDS encoding ATP-binding cassette domain-containing protein, translating to MDDQSPVIDLVNVFTGFDERAVLQGVTLKVTKGEAVIIEGATGAGKTTLIRLLLGALPVRSGYAHVLNTDLARAAKDDLTALRRKIGVVFQIPRFLDQETVLTNVSLPLAIAGERARRCRTDGARALLDTALHNSARKRPAQLSGGEQARLQIARALIHRPYLLLADEPFAHLDPDSAEAAEDLLETAHRRGATLVITTHRPTRLAEHARRVRLEGGILV from the coding sequence ATGGATGATCAGTCGCCAGTCATAGATCTGGTCAATGTGTTTACGGGGTTCGACGAGCGGGCCGTGCTGCAAGGGGTGACGCTCAAGGTCACCAAGGGCGAAGCCGTGATTATCGAAGGCGCCACCGGCGCGGGCAAAACCACGCTCATCCGCTTGCTGCTGGGTGCGCTGCCCGTGCGCTCCGGCTATGCCCACGTGCTGAATACCGACCTCGCCCGCGCCGCCAAGGATGATCTCACCGCCCTGCGGCGCAAAATCGGCGTCGTGTTTCAGATTCCCCGCTTTCTCGATCAGGAGACCGTGCTCACCAACGTCTCGCTGCCGCTGGCTATTGCCGGAGAAAGGGCGCGGCGCTGCCGCACGGACGGCGCGCGCGCGCTGCTCGATACCGCCCTGCACAACAGCGCGCGCAAACGGCCCGCGCAGCTTTCGGGCGGAGAACAGGCCCGGTTGCAGATTGCCCGCGCCCTGATTCACCGTCCCTATCTGCTGCTGGCCGACGAACCGTTCGCCCATCTCGATCCCGATTCCGCCGAAGCCGCCGAGGACCTTTTGGAAACCGCGCACCGCCGCGGCGCGACGCTGGTGATCACCACTCACCGTCCTACACGGCTGGCCGAACACGCCCGCCGCGTGCGGCTGGAAGGCGGCATTTTAGTATGA